From one Rosa rugosa chromosome 4, drRosRugo1.1, whole genome shotgun sequence genomic stretch:
- the LOC133743057 gene encoding TORTIFOLIA1-like protein 3 — protein sequence MPPAQNLKHQVFTCLTKLSDRDTHSLAATELVSIARTLDPTTVPTFLSCIHSTDASDKSPVRKQCVHLIAVLSETHGDALAPHLSKMLNNITKRLRDPDSAVRSACQNAVASLSCHVTKPPFSSFSKPLAEALFTEQDVHSQIGAALCLASAIDAAADPEPARLAKLLPKFERLLKSDSFKAKPALLTLIGSVIESGGASGQGALKNLVPCLVNFLSSDDWAARKAAAEGLAKLAVAERDSLSEFKAGALRTFESRKFDKVKGVREVMNQMVEAWKQIPDLSDEASPPPVDSNASSRGPENASDGRHPAGPRICGASGVEASQLKKKHISANRSTPPDSSYATTARKRSPFKSNEKKTSSMFRKPGHKKGLDMEVEIAATNAPGAFRDGYMEGDENVPERINEKSRFSKPETKRALFQKTSDNKVHKFGGSRAGSRVAPYHEESSESTVVVSSATPDIHKNHGECEDLSLIRSQLIQIEKQQSNLFDLLQKFIGSSQNGMHSLETRVHGLELALDEISYDLALSSGRMTNLESRSKTCCMLPGGDFWSSKFWKKTEGRYSISRFSNSRAASAAALRYRADKNGSAETSMLENRRFRFQDRSGFIVNPLAEIRTDSRGISEVARR from the exons ATGCCTCCGGCGCAGAATCTGAAGCACCAGGTGTTCACTTGCCTGACGAAGCTCTCCGACCGTGACACGCACTCGCTGGCGGCGACGGAGCTAGTCTCCATAGCCCGGACTCTGGACCCGACCACCGTGCCGACTTTCCTCTCATGCATCCACTCCACCGACGCCTCCGACAAGTCGCCGGTGAGGAAGCAATGCGTGCACCTAATCGCCGTCCTCTCCGAAACCCACGGCGACGCGCTGGCGCCGCACCTGTCCAAAATGCTTAATAACATAACCAAGCGCCTCCGCGACCCCGACTCCGCCGTCCGATCCGCCTGCCAAAACGCCGTCGCTTCGCTCTCCTGCCACGTCACCAAGCCGCCGTTCAGCTCGTTCTCGAAGCCGCTGGCCGAGGCTCTGTTCACGGAGCAGGACGTGCACTCGCAGATCGGCGCCGCGCTCTGCCTGGCCTCGGCGATCGACGCCGCCGCCGACCCCGAGCCGGCCAGGCTGGCGAAGCTGTTGCCGAAGTTCGAGAGGTTACTGAAGAGCGACAGCTTTAAGGCCAAGCCGGCGCTGTTGACGCTGATCGGGAGTGTGATCGAGTCCGGCGGCGCGTCCGGTCAAGGAGCTCTGAAGAACTTGGTTCCTTGCTTGGTGAACTTCCTCAGCTCCGATGACTGGGCGGCGAGGAAGGCGGCGGCCGAAGGCTTGGCGAAGCTGGCGGTTGCAGAGAGAGACTCGTTGTCCGAATTCAAAGCTGGCGCTTTGAGAACTTTCGAGAGTCGGAAATTTGATAAG GTGAAGGGTGTTAGGGAGGTTATGAATCAGATGGTGGAAGCTTGGAAGCAGATTCCTGATCTTTCCGACGAGGCTTCTCCGCCGCCGGTGGACTCAAATGCTTCTTCCAGAG GTCCGGAGAATGCAAGTGATGGAAGGCATCCGGCTGGGCCCAGAATTTGTGGTGCTTCTGGTGTTGAAGCTTCTCAGTTGAAGAAGAAACACATCTCGGCTAACAGATCGACTCCACCGGATAGTTCTTATGCTACCACTGCTAGGAAGAGAAGCCCTTTCAAAAGTAATGAGAAGAAGACTTCATCAATGTTTCGAAAGCCAGGCCATAAGAAGGGTTTAGATATGGAAGTTGAGATTGCTGCTACTAATGCTCCAGGGGCTTTCCGTGATGGTTATATGGAGGGAGATGAAAATGTCCCAGAAAGGATCAATGAAAAGAGTAGATTTTCAAAGCCAGAAACAAAACGGGCCTTATTCCAAAAGACTTCTGATAACAAAGTGCACAAATTTGGTGGTTCGAGGGCAGGATCTCGTGTTGCTCCATATCATGAGGAGAGCTCAGAATCTACAGTTGTTGTGAGTAGTGCTACACCGGATATCCATAAGAACCACGGAGAGTGTGAGGATTTGTCCCTGATCCGCAGTCAACTTATCCAGATTGAAAAGCAGCAGTCCAATTTGTTTGATCTCCTGCAG AAATTCATTGGCAGCTCACAAAATGGAATGCATTCTTTGGAAACACGCGTACATGGGCTAGAGCTAGCTCTGGATGAGATCTCCTATGATTTGGCTTTGTCAAGTGGAAGGATGACTAATCTCGAGTCGCGTAGCAAAACTTGTTGCATGCTACCTGGTGGTGACTTTTGGAGCTCCAAGTTCTGGAAGAAAACAGAAGGCAGGTACTCAATCTCAAGGTTTTCTAATTCCAGGGCTGCATCTGCAGCAGCCTTGCGTTACAGAGCTGACAAGAATGGCAGTGCTGAAACATCTATGCTGGAGAACCGAAGGTTTCGGTTCCAGGACAGGAGTGGGTTCATTGTAAACCCTTTGGCAGAGATTCGGACCGACTCAAGAGGTATATCAGAGGTGGCACGTCGCTAG
- the LOC133742436 gene encoding paired amphipathic helix protein Sin3-like 3, whose protein sequence is MAAPEPFADPLQKQAVSKGIKNFMEKVKRGIGEEKYQSFLDVVGEYQDKQTSIHKLLEEMSVLLCVEPDLVKELNHLLPDGISKLEIERKVPKPKSRWLSGLRYVCVGGLGLTLGIWAHLLF, encoded by the exons ATGGCTGCCCCGGAACCCTTTGCCGATCCTTTGCAGAAACAAGCCGTTAGCAAAGGCATTAAGAATTTTATGGAGAAAGTCAAG AGAGGAATTGGTGAGGAGAAATACCAGTCCTTCTTGGATGTTGTTGGAGAGTATCAAGATAAGCAGACCAGCATTCACAAGTTACTAGAAGAG ATGTCTGTTCTTCTCTGTGTTGAACCTGATCTAGTAAAGGAGTTGAATCACTTGCTACCAGATGGCATTTCAAAGCTAGAGATTGAGAGGAAGGTGCCCAaacccaaaagcaggtggctttCCGGTCTTCGCTATGTATGTGTGGGTGGATTAGGGCTTACCCTGGGCATCTGGGCTCATCTTCTGTTCTAA
- the LOC133746441 gene encoding uncharacterized protein LOC133746441 — MVSDSITNVSIPSAPKSARDLGKKKRARSAKLKQCKLDVRREQWLSSGAVVKKECKEEQNGGVQGRRERNSPREMGPREGENVRSIHHDSDLDSNSPSSFTSSVLGGHDSETFTGSSSSSSSGDCCSGNITEEDEDDGCLDDWEAVADALAADEKPKNQNPEPQREHEAIAKSVPASQIENSKPQCARAMPKAWRPDDAFRPQSLPNLAKQLSLPNSSGKRFGGGGVAWGCNSVVSPPSSCPICYEDLDLTDTSFLPCLCGFRLCLFCHKRILEGDGRCPGCRKPYESEPVEAETSVHGGSLTFRLPRSCSMITRS, encoded by the exons ATGGTTTCCGACTCGATCACCAACGTTTCCATTCCTTCGGCCCCAAAAAGCGCCAGGGATTTGGGCAAGAAGAAGAGG GCCAGGTCGGCGAAATTGAAGCAGTGCAAGCTGGACGTTCGCCGCGAGCAATGGCTTTCTTCAG GTGCGGTGGTGAAGAAGGAGTGCAAGGAGGAACAGAACGGCGGTGTTCAAGGTCGGAGAGAGCGGAATAGCCCTAGGGAAATGGGGCCTAGAGAAGGAGAGAACGTCAGATCGATCCACCATGACAGCGATTTGGACTCGAACAGTCCGTCCAGCTTCACGAGTAGTGTGTTGGGCGGCCACGATTCGGAGACTTTCACCGGCTCCAGCAGCAGTAGCAGCAGCGGTGACTGTTGCTCCGGTAATATCAccgaggaggatgaggatgatgGCTGCCTGGATGATTGGGAGGCTGTGGCGGACGCCTTGGCGGCGGATGAGAAGCCGAAGAACCAGAATCCAGAGCCGCAAAGGGAGCATGAAGCGATTGCGAAATCGGTTCCCGCTAGTCAGATTGAGAATTCGAAACCCCAGTGTGCTAGAGCTATGCCGAAAGCGTGGAGGCCTGATGATGCTTTTCGTCCCCAGAGTCTGCCCAATTTGGCTAAGCAGCTCAGCTTACCGAATTCCAGCGGGAAAAGattcggtggtggtggtgttgcgTGGGGCTGTAACAGTGTGGTATCTCCGCCATCTTCGTGTCCTATATGCTACGAGGATTTGGACTTGACAGACACCAGCTTCTTGCCGTGCTTGTGTGGATTCAGGCTCTGCCTTTTCTGTCACAAGAGGATTCTTGAGGGGGATGGTCGCTGTCCCGGCTGCAGGAAGCCCTATGAGAGTGAGCCTGTTGAGGCAGAGACAAGTGTCCATGGAGGTAGTCTTACATTCAGGTTGCCTCGTTCGTGTAGCATGATCACAAGGTCTTAA
- the LOC133746439 gene encoding protein EDS1L-like — MDSETLVKKIGISEELIKKSCSLSWEDQFSNGLFHVDKSSSDAVFIVFPGSWTVKEWFSGDQAFGETKIDSKDWSKKAFPSMRSIGNDDVAIVNQAFLERFELVLKDPKFGEEVTSAVNGNKPIIFTGHSSGGAVAVLATIWFLEAESSKAKKTGTAKCVTFGSPLVGDYIVSHALKREKWSEHFIHFVMRYDIVPRILLAPLSSIQQELEHVLHYFTANGHHYPRESIAPDFYTNVMRNASALASHAACKLMGNTNLLLETLTNFTKLSPYRPFGTYIFCTGNGKLVHLDNPEAVLQLLFFSCQLSHENEMEATARSCINAHLDYATELGRSLEENVVYVDRLEELPLASDGSALDDLGLSTRGRLCLRAAGELEKQKQKNREQIDRKKAEMEEGMKGLQEYRTFNAQKVGYYDAFKKQNEKRDFDANVRRLVLAGIWDEIIEMLKRYDLPDEFEGDEGWIDLGTNFRRLVEPLDIANYYRHAKNEDTGAYMVKGRPRRYRYPQRWLEKNKDLKRDSCGESCFWAEVEELLKLASNGGKVDETRAKELQEGLARWIQQQDVAGEDVFLGDSTFLKLWDALGRLKLQQESIRTLIDTAKFANLSVS, encoded by the exons ATGGATAGTGAAACACTTGTTAAGAAAATAGGAATCAGTGAGGAGCTCATCAAGAAAAGTTGCAGCCTTTCATGGGAGGATCAGTTCAGTAATGGGCTGTTTCATGTTGACAAGAGCTCATCGGATGCGGTGTTCATCGTCTTCCCCGGAtcatggacggtcaaagagtgGTTTTCCGGCGACCAAGCTTTTGGAGaaacaaagatcgatagtaAAGATTGGTCCAAAAAAGCCTTTCCTTCTATGAGAAGTATTGGTAATGATGATGTTGCAATTGTCAACCAAGCTTTTCTGGAAAGGTTTGAACTTGTATTGAAGGACCCCAAGTTTGGAGAAGAG GTGACATCGGCCGTGAACGGGAATAAGCCAATAATATTTACAGGGCATTCTTCTGGTGGCGCAGTTGCTGTGCTTGCTACAATCTGGTTCTTAGAAGCAGAGAGTTCGAAAGCAAAAAAAACTGGAACAGCCAAATGTGTGACTTTTGGATCTCCGCTTGTCGGTGACTACATTGTTTCTCATGCTCTTAAGAGAGAGAAATGGTCTGAACACTTCATACATTTTGTCATGAGATATGACATTGTTCCTCGGATTTTGCTTGCTCCTCTCTCATCCATTCAGCAAGAATTAGAGCATGTCCTCCATTACTTCACTGCAAATGGTCACCATTATCCACGTGAATCAATTGCCCCGGACTTTTATACAAATGTAATGAGGAATGCCTCTGCTCTCGCAAGCCATGCTGCCTGCAAACTGATGGGGAATACTAATTTGCTGCTCGAGACCTTAACAAACTTCACCAAACTAAGCCCTTATAGACCTTTTGGGACTTACATTTTCTGCACTGGGAATGGGAAGCTGGTTCACTTGGACAACCCTGAAGCTGTGCTGCAACTCCTTTTCTTCTCTTGTCAGTTAAGCCATGAAAACGAAATGGAAGCAACAGCTAGGAGCTGCATAAATGCGCACTTGGACTATGCAACTGAATTAGGAAGGAGCTTGGAAGAGAATGTGGTTTATGTTGATCGATTGGAAGAGCTCCCCCTAGCCTCAGATGGTAGTGCCTTGGATGACCTTGGCCTG AGTACAAGAGGTAGATTGTGCCTTCGTGCAGCGGGAGAGTtagagaaacaaaaacaaaaaaaccgagAGCAGATTGACAGAAAGAAGGCAGAAATGGAAGAGGGAATGAAAGGACTACAAGAGTACAGAACCTTCAATGCGCAGAAAGTGGGATATTACGACGCCTTCAAGAAACAGAATGAAAAGAGAGACTTTGATGCCAATGTGAGGAGGCTGGTACTGGCAGGTATATGGGATGAGATCATCGAAATGTTGAAGAGGTACGATCTTCCTGACGAGTTCGAAGGTGATGAAGGTTGGATAGACCTAGGAACCAATTTCCGGCGCCTTGTTGAGCCCCTTGATATTGCTAACTACTACAGACACGCAAAGAACGAAGACACTGGAGCCTATATGGTTAAGGGAAGGCCAAGGCGCTACAGATACCCACAGAGATGGCTTGAAAAGAATAAAGATTTGAAGAGAGATAGCTGTGGAGAATCTTGCTTTTGGGCAGAGGTGGAGGAGTTGCTCAAACTAGCTAGTAATGGTGGTAAAGTTGATGAGACTAGGGCTAAAGAACTACAGGAAGGACTAGCTCGATGGATTCAGCAGCAGGATGTGGCAGGTGAGGATGTGTTCTTGGGAGACTCCACGTTTCTCAAATTGTGGGACGCACTCGGCCGTCTGAAACTCCAACAGGAATCCATTCGCACATTGATAGACACAGCCAAGTTCGCCAACTTATCAGTTTCCTAA
- the LOC133743420 gene encoding formin-like protein 4 encodes MTTSNGIMLVKIIAATAATTLVFAGIFFFVYRFLAARRHPKDKSNGSFHREEVRMSREDQLRQCGGNVKGLIVDENGVDVIYLRKLEVGQVETHFPKVVFNPSYEDDVEEEEKRVDAKGERAKMPKPKAVRSFHKSSDLINHGKLAKPFIQNPTPEVVLSLPKPQQRLPLKTPAPPFRITPPKMLEKQALESLPPLPPPPSSNISPPPVPPPPPPPPPPPPPQLPKVVRRKSIPPTPPRLGGSFLAPKPPPTPKGIPNNKSRAEASAGESSKVSVIRQTKLKPLHWDKVMAAVDHSMVWDQITDGTFRFDDELMENLFGYNITKNQTNERNNNLSASAKSNSAPTAQVFILDPRKSQNTAIVLKSLPISRKEIINSLLDGQGLGSETLEKLSKISPTKEEEIKILQFNGNPNKLADAESFLYHILKAVPSAFTRFNAMLFRENYDTEILHLKESLQTLELGCKELRARGFFLKLLEAILKAGNQMNAGTPRGNAQGFNLSALLNLSDVKSTDAKTTLLHFVVEQVAQSEGRDLVINQRSQTSTPNSDNLTAEERRKEYLIQGLPKLGGLSIELSNVKKAATIDYDSFIRVSSTLTSRVDEIRKVLTHCCNGETGGFAREMKGFLEECEEELKVVREEQIRVMELVKRTTEYYQARSAKDKGAQPLQLFVIVRGFLDMVDLVCAEVSRKVQRKSTSTTNVGSASPPLLASPPLSPTVLTPKKLQNFQSHFNSHVSWSSSSDSEDDFRS; translated from the exons ATGACAACCTCAAATGGAATAATGCTGGTCAAGATCATTGCAGCCACGGCTGCAACTACTCTTGTTTTTGCCggaatcttcttcttcgtctaCAGATTTCTAGCTGCTCGGCGCCACCCAAAAGACAAGAGCAATGGAAGCTTTCATAGGGAGGAAGTTAGAATGAGTCGTGAAGATCAGCTCAGGCAATGCGGTGGAAATGTGAAGGGATTGATTGTCGATGAGAATGGTGTGGATGTTATCTACTTGAGGAAACTAGAAGTTGGCCAGGTTGAAACTCATTTTCCCAAGGTAGTTTTCAACCCAAGTTATGAAGACgatgtagaagaagaagaaaagagagtaGATGCTAAAGGAGAAAGAGCCAAAATGCCCAAGCCTAAAGCGGTTCGTTCTTTTCATAAGTCATCTGATTTGATCAATCATGGAAAATTAGCAAAACCATTCATACAAAATCCAACTCCAgaagttgtgctttcattgccAAAGCCGCAACAGCGGCTTCCTCTAAAAACTCCTGCACCTCCATTTAGGATAACACCACCAAAGATGTTGGAAAAGCAAGCACTAGAATCACTGCCTCCTCTACCACCCCCACCATCAAGTAATATATCTCCACCACCAgttcctccaccaccacctcctccgcCACCACCCCCGCCACCACAGCTACCTAAGGTAGTAAGAAGAAAATCTATACCACCCACTCCACCTAGGCTAGGTGGTTCTTTTTTAGCGCCAAAACCACCACCTACACCTAAAGGCATACCAAACAACAAAAGTAGGGCTGAGGCCTCAGCCGGGGAGAGCTCAAAAGTGAGTGTCATTAGGCAAACGAAGCTGAAGCCATTGCACTGGGACAAGGTTATGGCTGCTGTTGATCATTCCATGGTCTGGGATCAAATCACTGATGGAACATTCAG ATTTGATGATGAGCTTATGGAAAACTTGTTTGGATATAACAtcaccaaaaaccaaaccaatgAAAGAAATAACAATTTGTCAGCTTCAGCCAAGTCTAACTCTGCCCCAACAGCTCAAGTTTTCATTCTAGACCCCAGAAAGTCTCAAAACACAGCAATAGTGCTAAAGTCTCTCCCAATCTCTCGTAAAGAAATCATAAATTCTCTTCTTGATGGTCAAGGACTTGGTTCGGAAACACTCGAAAAACTCAGCAAAATTTCTccaaccaaagaagaagagatcaAGATCCTCCAATTCAATGGCAATCCAAATAAGCTTGCAGATGCTGAGTCTTTCCTCTACCACATCCTCAAAGCTGTCCCTTCGGCATTTACACGATTCAATGCAATGCTTTTCCGGGAAAATTATGACACCGAAATCCTCCACCTCAAGGAGTCACTACAAACACTTGAACTCGGGTGCAAGGAGCTAAGAGCTCGAGGTTTTTTCCTTAAACTTCTTGAAGCGATTCTCAAAGCTGGAAACCAAATGAATGCTGGAACTCCTCGAGGAAATGCACAAGGTTTCAACCTTAGTGCTCTTCTGAATCTATCTGATGTCAAAAGCACTGATGCAAAGACTACTCTGCTTCACTTTGTGGTTGAACAAGTAGCTCAATCGGAGGGTAGAGACTTAGTGATCAATCAGAGAAGCCAAACTAGTACACCAAATTCGGATAATCTGACAGCcgaagagagaagaaaggagTACTTAATCCAAGGGTTACCAAAGCTGGGAGGCTTGAGTATTGAGCTATCTAATGTGAAGAAAGCAGCTACAATAGACTATGACAGCTTCATTCGTGTGAGCTCCACTCTCACTAGCCGTGTAGATGAAATTAGAAAGGTTTTGACACATTGTTGCAATGGTGAGACAGGAGGGTTTGCAAGAGAAATGAAAGGGTTTTTGGAGGAATGTGAGGAGGAGCTTAAGGTTGTGAGAGAAGAGCAGATTAGGGTTATGGAACTTGTGAAGAGAACAACGGAGTATTACCAAGCCAGATCTGCGAAAGACAAAGGAGCTCAACCACTTCAGCTCTTTGTGATTGTTAGAGGTTTTCTAGACATGGTTGATCTTGTTTGTGCAGAAGTTTCAAGAAAGGTACAGAGGAAGAGTACTTCTACAACCAATGTGGGATCAGCATCTCCTCCATTATTAGCATCACCTCCATTGTCACCTACAGTCCTAACACCAAAGAAGTTACAGAACTTCCAGTCACATTTCAATTCACATGTGTCTTGGTCATCTTCCAGTGATTCAGAAGATGATTTCAGAAGTTGA
- the LOC133743421 gene encoding two-component response regulator ARR5-like, whose product MATAGEVLRRNVPESFELSEKELHVLAVDDSIIDRKVIEKLLKISCCKVTAVESGTRALQYLGLDGEKKSSVGFDGMKVNLIITDYSMPGMTGYELLKKIKESSAFREVPVVIMSSENILTRIDRCLEEGAEEFIVKPVKLSDVNRLKNFMMGGERKEKVVKKVQKRPLQIDYNNSSSAPSPLPQLSPSFACNLASLHSSPSSSSSSPIPRCSSKRPRLHSMD is encoded by the exons ATGGCCACTGCCGGTGAGGTTTTAAGGCGAAATGTGCCGGAAAGTTTTGAGCTTTCTGAGAAGGAGCTTCATGTTCTTGCTGTGGATGATAGCATCATAGACAGGAAGGTCATTGAGAAGCTGCTTAAGATTTCTTGCTGTAAAG TGACTGCCGTTGAGAGTGGAACAAGGGCTCTGCAGTATCTGGGCTTGGATGGAGAGAAGAAGAGCTCAGTTGGATTTGAT GGTATGAAGGTGAATCTAATAATAACAGACTACTCAATGCCTGGGATGACAGGATATGAGCTGCTAAAAAAGATCAAG GAATCATCAGCTTTTAGAGAAGTTCCAGTGGTGATCATGTCCTCAGAGAACATCCTCACTCGAATCGATAG ATGTTTGGAGGAAGGAGCCGAAGAGTTTATAGTAAAGCCGGTAAAACTTTCAGATGTGAACCGCTTGAAAAATTTCATGATGGgaggagaaagaaaagagaaagtagTGAAGAAGGTTCAGAAAAGACCACTTCAAATTGACTACAACAATTCCTCATCGGCACCCTCGCCTTTACCACAACTGTCACCATCATTTGCTTGTAATCTAGCATCACTTCactcatcaccatcttcatcatcatcatctcccATACCCAGATGTTCCTCAAAGAGACCTAGATTGCACAGTATGGATTGA